The following nucleotide sequence is from Vibrio fluvialis.
TGAATCGACTGACTAACCAGCAGTGAAGCAAGCCAAATTATACTCGCGCCGACCATCCAACGTAGGCTCCGTTTGGCAAGGTAGTTACTCATCAGTGCAATGACCAAGCAAGCCACAGCCACACCGAGGACCTGCAGAGCTGCGATGGCGATAGTATACCAAGAGAGGCTGATGACCTCGTCTCCGCCGTGCAGCAAAAGCTCCCAAATAAAACCGCTGAGATGAAAACGGTATTGCTGATAAACCGCGACATCAATCAGCAGCAGGACCGAGCTCAGCCAGGTAACCAAGATGGCCAACGGCCGGACGACACGCAGGGGTAGCCAGCACAGTGGCAACATGATGGTAGCAATCAGCCCGGCAAACAGACCAAACAAACCTGCCTGGGTGGTGAATAAATACAGTTGAGCGATGACATCATTGTCGGGTGGGGTCATCCATGTCAGATAAGGCAAGCCTAATATTGAGAATAAAACAGTGTTCAAAATAAAGTGGCTAAAAAGCCAGCGAACGTTTTGTCGAATGGTTAACAGCATGAGAATTGAGTTCCCTGACGGGATTGAATGTGAAAATAAAGGGCGCTCAATGTACCGAATTATTTGAGCCATGTCACATCTTGTGGTTTGGTGATCTTGTTCAGGATATTGGTATTAGTCCTTAAGCTTAGGAACTCAGTAGGATATACTGTAATCCCCTACCTAAATAAGCAGGTCTGCCTATGTCTGACACCACCCATGTTGATCCTTTTGCGGATCGCGAAGCTGATAACTATGACAACCCAATTCCAAGTCGCGAATACATCATTGAATTTCTGACTAAGGCCAATGTGCCGATGAACCGTAATGATTTGTTCGAAGCGCTGGAACTGTCCGGTGAAGATCAGTATGAAGGTCTGCGCCGTCGTCTGCGTGCGATGGAGCGTGATGGCCAACTGGTGTTTACCCGCCGTCAGTGTTACGCGCTGCCAGAGAAACTGGAAATGGTGAAAGGCTATGTGATTGGTCATAAGGACGGTCACGGCTGGGTGCGCCCGGAAGGCAGCACCAACAAAGATAACGATATTCTTCTTCCTCATCATCAGATGCGGACTATTATCCACGGCGACCTGGTACTGGTTCAGCCAACGGGTACCGATAAGCGCGGCAGAAAAGAGGGGCGTCTGGTCCGCGTGCTGGAAGAGCGTCAGACGCAAATTGTCGGCCGTTTCTTCTTTGAACACGGTTACTCTTACGTCGTGCCAGATGATTCGCGTATTCATCAGGATATTCTGATCCCAAATGAACTGCGTGGCGGTGCGCGCATGGGGAACGTGGTGGTGATTGAGATTACCGATCGTGGCGGTCGTAACCGCGGCATGATGGGTAAAGTGGTGGAAGTGCTGGGCGAAAACATGGCGCCGGGCATGGAAACCCAGATTGCGATTCGTACTCACCAGATCCCGCATGTTTGGCCACAAGAAGTGGAACAGCAGATTGCTGGTCTGGGTGAAGAAGTACCGGAAGAAGCCAAACAGGGCCGCGTGGATTTGCGAGCTCTGCCTTTGGTGACCATTGATGGCGAAGACGCGCGCGACTTCGATGACGCGGTGTACTGTGAAGCGAAGAAAGGTGGCGGCTGGCGTTTGTGGGTTGCGATTGCCGACGTGAGTTACTACGTGCGTCCGAACACCGCTCTTGATAAAGAAGCCACGCATCGTGGTAACTCGGTGTACTTCCCATCACAAGTGGTGCCAATGTTGCCGGAAGTCTTGTCGAATGGTTTATGTTCACTCAACCCGCAGGTGGATCGCCTGTGTATGGTGTGTGAGATGACCATCTCCGAGAAAGGTAAGCTCTCTGGTTACAAACATTACGAAGCGGTGATGAACTCTCATGCGCGTCTGACCTACACCAAAGTGCACGACATTCTGGAAGGTGACGAAGAGCTGCGTGTGCGTTATGCCGAACTGGTTCCGCACCTGGAAGAGCTGCATCGCATGTACAAGGTGCTAAAAGATGCCCGTGAACAACGCGGTGCGATTGAGTTCGAAACTGTAGAAACCAAATTCATTTTCAATGCGCAACGTAAGATTGAAAGCATTGAACCACTGGAACGTAACGACGCACACAAGCTGATCGAAGAGTGCATGATCATGGCTAACATTGCGTCAGCGTCTCTGGTTGAGAAGGCGAAAGAGCCTTCGCTATACCGTATTCACGAGCCGCCGGGTGAAGAGCGCCTGATGGGTTTCCGTGATTTCCTCGGTGAACTCGGCCTGGATCTGGGCGGCGGTCTGGAACCGTCACCGACCGATTACGCGCATCTGATGAGTCAGGTTGGCGAGCGCCCGGATAAAGAACTGATTCAGACTATGTTGCTGCGCTCAATGAAGCAAGCAGTGTATAACGCGGACAATGCAGGTCACTTTGGTCTCGCGCTGCAACGTTATGCGCACTTCACTTCACCAATCCGCCGCTACCCGGATTTGCTGCTGCACCGTGCAATCAAGTATTTGATTGCCAAAGAGGAAGGCCGCAATCAGGATCGCTGGACACCAACGGGTGGTTATCATTACTCGTTTGATGATATGGATTACTACGGTGAGCAGTGTTCGATGACCGAGCGCCGCGCTGATGATGCGACTCGCGAAGTGTCTGATTGGCTGAAATGTGAGTACATGCAAGATCACGTTGGTGAAGAGCTCGACGGTGTGATTGCTAATGTTACGGGGTTTGGCTTCTTCGTTCGTCTGACAGAGCTGCACATCGATGGTCTGGTGCACATTTCTACTCTGGCCAACGATTACTATCAGTTTGACCCGATTGGTCAGCGCCTGATTGGCGAATCGTTTGGTGCGATTTACCGTTTGGGCGACGCTGTCAAAGTCAAAGTGCTGGCAGTTAACCTTGATGATCGCCAAATAGACTTTGAATTAGTCGAAACAAGTCGTAAGCTACGCGGCGAAGGTAAAACGGCGAAGAAACGCGCGGCTGAGGCGAAGGCTAAAGCCAAAGGCAAGAAAGAAGCGGCGACCCGTGGCGGCAAAGCCGTACCTTTGGTTGAACCCACTAAGCGCCCGGATAATTCCGGTGAAGCGAAAGGGCCAAAACACAAAAAAACCAAAGCAGAAAAAGCGCGTAAGCAAAAAGCTCGCAGTAAAGCCGACAAAGCGCGAGCGAAAAAGTAATAGGTAAACAATGAGTAACGAATTTATTTATGGCATCCATGCGGTGAACGCTGTTCTTGAGCGCGATCCGGCCCGTTTTGTGGAAGCCTATGTGTTGAAAGGTCGTCAGGATGACCGTTTGCTCCCCGTGCTGAATGAACTGACGCGTTTGGGTATCTCGATTCAGGAGATGAACCGCAAAGCTCTGGATGATAAAGCGCAGGGTGCCAATCACCAAGGCGTGATTGCCAAAGTCAAACCGGCGAAACAACTGAACGAAAACGATCTGGATGACATTCTGGCTCAGCATTCACAGCCTCTGCTGTTGGTGCTGGATGGCGTGACCGATCCGCACAACCTGGGCGCGTGTCTGCGTAACGCGGATGCTGCTGGTGTTGCTGCGGTAATCGTGCCCAAAGATAAGTCGGCTCCGATGACGGCGACCGTCAGTAAAGTGGCCTGTGGCGCAGCGGAAACCGTGCCACTGGTACGTGTGACCAACTTAGCGCGTACCATGCGTGCGCTGCAGGAAAAAGGCATCTGGTTTGTCGGCACGGCGGGTGAAGCTACCCATGACATTTATCAGAGCAAGCTGACCGGGCCTCTGGCTATCGTGATGGGCGCGGAAGGGGATGGCATGCGCCGTCTGACCCGCGAAACCTGCGATGACCTGATCAAAATCCCAATGGCAGGCAGCGTGTCCAGTCTGAACGTTTCTGTAGCGACCGGCATCTGTCTGTTTGAAGCGGTACGTCAGCGTTCTCTGGCTTAAGTCG
It contains:
- the rnr gene encoding ribonuclease R, whose protein sequence is MSDTTHVDPFADREADNYDNPIPSREYIIEFLTKANVPMNRNDLFEALELSGEDQYEGLRRRLRAMERDGQLVFTRRQCYALPEKLEMVKGYVIGHKDGHGWVRPEGSTNKDNDILLPHHQMRTIIHGDLVLVQPTGTDKRGRKEGRLVRVLEERQTQIVGRFFFEHGYSYVVPDDSRIHQDILIPNELRGGARMGNVVVIEITDRGGRNRGMMGKVVEVLGENMAPGMETQIAIRTHQIPHVWPQEVEQQIAGLGEEVPEEAKQGRVDLRALPLVTIDGEDARDFDDAVYCEAKKGGGWRLWVAIADVSYYVRPNTALDKEATHRGNSVYFPSQVVPMLPEVLSNGLCSLNPQVDRLCMVCEMTISEKGKLSGYKHYEAVMNSHARLTYTKVHDILEGDEELRVRYAELVPHLEELHRMYKVLKDAREQRGAIEFETVETKFIFNAQRKIESIEPLERNDAHKLIEECMIMANIASASLVEKAKEPSLYRIHEPPGEERLMGFRDFLGELGLDLGGGLEPSPTDYAHLMSQVGERPDKELIQTMLLRSMKQAVYNADNAGHFGLALQRYAHFTSPIRRYPDLLLHRAIKYLIAKEEGRNQDRWTPTGGYHYSFDDMDYYGEQCSMTERRADDATREVSDWLKCEYMQDHVGEELDGVIANVTGFGFFVRLTELHIDGLVHISTLANDYYQFDPIGQRLIGESFGAIYRLGDAVKVKVLAVNLDDRQIDFELVETSRKLRGEGKTAKKRAAEAKAKAKGKKEAATRGGKAVPLVEPTKRPDNSGEAKGPKHKKTKAEKARKQKARSKADKARAKK
- the rlmB gene encoding 23S rRNA (guanosine(2251)-2'-O)-methyltransferase RlmB, which gives rise to MSNEFIYGIHAVNAVLERDPARFVEAYVLKGRQDDRLLPVLNELTRLGISIQEMNRKALDDKAQGANHQGVIAKVKPAKQLNENDLDDILAQHSQPLLLVLDGVTDPHNLGACLRNADAAGVAAVIVPKDKSAPMTATVSKVACGAAETVPLVRVTNLARTMRALQEKGIWFVGTAGEATHDIYQSKLTGPLAIVMGAEGDGMRRLTRETCDDLIKIPMAGSVSSLNVSVATGICLFEAVRQRSLA